One segment of Alnus glutinosa chromosome 2, dhAlnGlut1.1, whole genome shotgun sequence DNA contains the following:
- the LOC133859218 gene encoding uncharacterized protein LOC133859218, whose translation MNLESRVKDQMVCFRRNPLPWFAVLAPFLISAGFLGFGFSSVLLTSTLLIILSTVYFTLSKSRGSSSQMEDFVSEPDQPESESMTEKKEVQDQYFVTSPDSLSESEGIYRLSTSEESDGSISDEESLIEIALPSGQYVGEKLKVNKQQQKVAADFSPESFFQPHCLMELLSDINEMNEEDNLIEIDISMGSIKCSRFEIEA comes from the coding sequence ATGAACTTGGAAAGCAGAGTTAAAGATCAAATGGTTTGCTTTAGAAGAAACCCACTACCATGGTTTGCTGTTCTTGCTCCATTCCTAATCTCTGCTGGTTTTTTGGGATTTGGGTTCTCCTCTGTTCTCCTAACATCTACACTGTTGATCATCTTGTCTACTGTTTACTTCACACTCTCAAAAAGCAGAGGAAGCTCATCGCAAATGGAAGATTTTGTATCAGAACCTGATCAGCCTGAAAGTGAATCTATGACAGAAAAGAAGGAAGTCCAAGATCAATATTTTGTCACATCACCTGATTCGCTATCAGAGAGTGAAGGCATCTATCGCTTATCAACAAGTGAGGAATCGGATGGTTCAATTTCTGACGAGGAAAGCCTCATTGAAATTGCGCTTCCAAGTGGGCAGTATGTTGGAGAGAAGCTTAAGGTTAATAAACAGCAGCAGAAAGTGGCTGCAGATTTCTCGCCTGAATCCTTTTTCCAGCCACATTGTCTGATGGAGCTGCTCTCTGATATAAATGAGATGAACGAAGAAGACAACTTGATTGAGATTGACATATCCATGGGCTCCATCAAGTGTTCAAGGTTTGAGATCGAAGCTTGA